The genomic stretch CCTGGGCTGGCTCACGGGCCACTTTTCCAAGAGCCCCCTGCGCGGCGTGGTGCCGCTGATGCTGGCCACCGTCACCGTGCTGGAGCTGGCGGCGGGCGCGCTCAGCGCCGCGGGGCTGGTGGCGCTGGTGGCCACGGGCAGCGCGACGCTGGCCTTCTGGGGCGCGCTGCTCTCCGCGGTGTCGCTGGTGGCGCTCTTCTTCGGCCAGCGGGTGGCGAAGGACTACGCCGGCGCGGGCGGGCTGGTGCACTACTTCCTGCTGACGCTGGTGGCGGTGTACGTCACCCGCCTGGGCTGAGTCAGAGCACCTTGCGCGTGGGGACCA from Myxococcus xanthus encodes the following:
- a CDS encoding DoxX family protein yields the protein MPPFESSQFTVWLLQALCAVFLAILFLQSGLDKVIDWKGNLGWLTGHFSKSPLRGVVPLMLATVTVLELAAGALSAAGLVALVATGSATLAFWGALLSAVSLVALFFGQRVAKDYAGAGGLVHYFLLTLVAVYVTRLG